A genomic window from Vanessa atalanta chromosome 7, ilVanAtal1.2, whole genome shotgun sequence includes:
- the LOC125065107 gene encoding uncharacterized protein LOC125065107 isoform X1, with translation METYKCINLVFLLFCIMSVQTAPRKFKVIEIGHSNSIFADESNPRNQNPIQDVQKPTNLIPQSHSQQPRIQENQKLTQAISANDNVKLFNRFPHMEDVRQNWGILINGSTFEDEDEKLYKRPINIPMPSIENPMKQPIDSANVKSKATPLTVAQTSSNSEVSEKAQLTLTSGLKRKKQVKLTSCDVARIVCCMRNDNLKQCFTSNNCYKKVVPETTCQINEILTFLRTIKDR, from the coding sequence ATGGAGACGTACAAATGTATTAACTtggtattcttattattttgtataatgagTGTACAGACCGCTCCAAGAAAATTCAAAGTTATTGAAATTGGCCACTCGAATAGTATATTTGCCGATGAAAGCAATCCTCGCAATCAAAACCCAATCCAAGATGTACAAAAACCGACAAACCTAATACCACAAAGTCATAGCCAACAACCACGAATACAAGAAAACCAAAAACTTACTCAAGCCATTTCTGCGAACGACAATGTGAAGCTATTTAATAGATTTCCACATATGGAAGACGTGAGACAAAATTGGGGAATATTAATAAACGGATCGACGTTCGAAGATGAAGACGAAAAACTATACAAAAGACCAATCAACATACCGATGCCATCTATAGAAAATCCTATGAAACAACCCATTGACTCAGCGAATGTAAAATCAAAAGCAACACCATTGACAGTAGCACAAACCTCTTCGAATTCAGAAGTAAGTGAAAAGGCTCAATTAACCTTAACATCCGGATTGAAAAGGAAAAAACAAGTTAAGCTTACATCCTGTGATGTTGCACGTATCGTTTGCTGTATGAGGAACGATAATTTAAAACAGTGTTTTACTTCAAATAACTGTTATAAGAAAGTCGTACCCGAAACTACTTgccaaataaatgaaatactgACTTTTTTAAGAACAATTAAGGACAGATAA
- the LOC125065107 gene encoding uncharacterized protein LOC125065107 isoform X2 has product METYKCINLVFLLFCIMSVQTAPRKFKVIEIGHSNSIFADESNPRNQNPIQDVQKPTNLIPQSHSQQPRIQENQKLTQAISANDNVKLFNRFPHMEDVRQNWGILINGSTFEDEDEKLYKRPINIPMPSIENPMKQPIDSANVKSKATPLTVAQTSSNSEKWRSIVF; this is encoded by the exons ATGGAGACGTACAAATGTATTAACTtggtattcttattattttgtataatgagTGTACAGACCGCTCCAAGAAAATTCAAAGTTATTGAAATTGGCCACTCGAATAGTATATTTGCCGATGAAAGCAATCCTCGCAATCAAAACCCAATCCAAGATGTACAAAAACCGACAAACCTAATACCACAAAGTCATAGCCAACAACCACGAATACAAGAAAACCAAAAACTTACTCAAGCCATTTCTGCGAACGACAATGTGAAGCTATTTAATAGATTTCCACATATGGAAGACGTGAGACAAAATTGGGGAATATTAATAAACGGATCGACGTTCGAAGATGAAGACGAAAAACTATACAAAAGACCAATCAACATACCGATGCCATCTATAGAAAATCCTATGAAACAACCCATTGACTCAGCGAATGTAAAATCAAAAGCAACACCATTGACAGTAGCACAAACCTCTTCGAATTCAGAA aaATGGCGAAGTATTGTGTTTTGA
- the LOC125065355 gene encoding uncharacterized protein LOC125065355 → MVNILPLLLCFFALQTSCKAAPSEVNIVIPEYTEEAPKLDSVPNDVTDQSSVENQSENNQRQKRFYDYPGFGYPPFGLPPSFPYLGQSQYLKRDESQNTGVYGTEDALKLIFNRLQGILSDVRHQTQPPPQQSSIPAFIPVLFIPHAGCSCTTNSQVPSRPVNGNDQTKPNQETTTPALPNRFPDLEDTQQNWGIVNGNESNVNVEGDGNRPISFDPIIPQTPIDIPVPPVEHGSVQAGAEPQSISTTTLGPIASRPAKVGSSRAPYITPSVCDGAVVSCCLRPQITPNCFALQGCPDPSRYGNPCDPEVVLNVVRKLEHYLKQKNS, encoded by the coding sequence ATGGTGAACATTTTACCATTGCTGCTCTGCTTCTTTGCACTTCAAACATCTTGTAAAGCTGCTCCGAGTGAAGTTAATATAGTAATTCCTGAATATACTGAAGAAGCCCCAAAACTTGATAGCGTGCCTAATGATGTCACTGATCAAAGTTCAGTTGAAAACCAAAGTGAAAATAATCAACGACAAAAGAGATTTTATGATTATCCGGGATTTGGATATCCACCCTTCGGGTTACCTCCAAGTTTTCCTTATCTGGGACAATCTCAATACTTAAAGCGAGATGAAAGTCAAAATACAGGCGTTTACGGTACAGAGGATGCCTTGAAGTTGATCTTTAATCGTTTACAAGGAATACTTAGCGATGTCAGACACCAAACACAGCCTCCGCCTCAGCAATCGAGTATTCCCGCATTTATTCCTGTTCTTTTTATACCGCATGCCGGATGCAGCTGTACCACTAACAGTCAAGTTCCATCTCGGCCCGTAAATGGAAATGATCAGACGAAGCCGAATCAAGAAACGACTACACCAGCTTTACCTAATAGATTTCCCGATTTAGAAGATACGCAACAAAATTGGGGAATAGTAAACGGTAATGAATCGAATGTAAATGTCGAGGGAGACGGAAACAGGCCAATTTCCTTTGATCCTATAATTCCTCAAACGCCGATCGATATACCAGTTCCTCCTGTGGAACATGGTAGTGTGCAAGCAGGAGCCGAGCCTCAATCAATTTCGACTACTACTTTGGGACCGATTGCGAGTAGACCTGCTAAAGTTGGTAGTAGCAGGGCACCGTACATTACCCCTAGCGTTTGTGACGGAGCAGTAGTAAGCTGCTGCTTGCGACCTCAGATTACGCCTAATTGTTTTGCCCTTCAAGGCTGTCCGGATCCTTCTCGATACGGTAACCCGTGTGACCCTGAGGTAGTATTGAATGTGGTTAGAAAATTGGAACATTATCTTAAGCaaaaaaacagttaa